In the genome of candidate division WOR-3 bacterium, the window TTCACTATGTCTTTTTGAGGGAATATCTTATCGCAAAGACCTATTTTCGTATTGCGGCGTTCAAACCAGGGGCGCCTGATACGCCCAAACGCTGGGCGGCATTCGTCACTTATTTCAAGATGGGGGATTTAAGAGCCAGCCTTGCCCTGTGGACCGACCTCTACAATAACACAGAAAATCCTGAAGAAAAAGCGATCGCCGAATATTATATTAAAAAAATAAAGATGAAGATAGATATAGAATTTTTGAACGATAAAATAAAAATTTTCGAAGAAAAGACAGGAAGGAAACCATATAGATTAAAAGAGCTTATCATATATAATATAATAGATTCGCTTCCTTCAGAACCCCATAATGAAAAGTATATATTGAAAAAAGGCTGGGCACATTCGACCTGGCAGGATAAGTTCAGCCGATGAATAAAATATTCTGCAGCTTATTTTTCTGAAGAAGATTTGAAATTACCGAATTTTTTTCTTAAACCATCGACCATCCGATTGAAACTCTCGGCGACATCGTGGATTTCATCGTTCTTTCTGAATTTCAATCTGACCGAAAGATCTCCTTCACCGACCTGTTCCATCGCCTTTTTAAGGCTGTAAAGAGGTCCAGCAGTGCGGTGTGAGATGAATATAACCACGATATAAGATAATGCAAGCAGAATAAAGATAACCGGAATTACAATCACCAGCGGTTTGAATGACAGGTTGATCAGTTCCATACCACGGGGGAAATAACCGGTCTGTTCGATCTTTCTGATGATTGTGGATAAAAGAAAATAATGGGTCACAAATATCGAAATAAATATTATTATAAAAATTATTGTGAGTGCAAAGATAATCGCACCATATTGATATTTTTTGTTGATGATATATTTCTTTCTCAACCTTTTCATTTCATCATCTTCCTCAATTTCTCCACCATCTCATTAAAGGTATCCGCGATATCGTGGATTGCATCATAATTACGGAATTTAAGTTTAACGGAAAAATCACCTTCACCCACTTTCTTCATATACATTTTTAATCGGTATAAAGGACCGGCTATTTTGTGGGAGATGAAAATCACGACCCCACATAAAATGAATAATATTATCGGTACAGTAATTATCAAAGGTTTAAAAGAGGCATATATGAGCTCTTTCCCGGTCGGTGGGTGACCATACTTTGCGGTGAAATCAACGATTGAAGAAAGAAGAAAATAATGGGTGACAAAGGTTGTAATCAGGGTGGCGGCGAGCACAATCCCGAGTAATACACCGAGAAGACGGAATTGATACTTTTTATGGATGATATACTTTTTTCTGCGGAACTTCATTGCATCTTATTAAGGTAATGTCAGAGGGATTGGGTCATGACAACCAAACCCAGTGACCCGGTAAGAGTATGCCGGTTGACCAGCGCCACTCGGCGTTGTTCCATCAAGTTGATAAGAAGAATAATAAACACAACCCTGGGGACCCCCTGGAGGTCCAGGAGGGACAGGAGGAAAACCTACGAGTAAGTTATCAACCACATTATTGGCAGGCATAAAGGGATTTTTAAAACCCGGATGGGGTTTTAACAAAGCATCCTGAGGAAACGGGGGGACCCTTACACCAGCGGCTAAGGACATATTACCGGTATTGCCTATAATATTCGGAGCAACCTGATTGATTCTTGTATCTAAATCCCCAGGATATATACCACCTGAGAGAGTGGAGAATTCCTCGACTGACATATGAACTGAGTGCATATTAGACTTGACACTCGCTTCAAGAGCTCGATTCCTTAAAGCGATATAATTAGGGACGGCGATCGATACGATGATACCGATAATCACCACCACGACCATCAGCTCGATTAAGGTAAAACCACGCATTGTTTTTCTTTTATTCATGATTTGATGACATCTGAAAATAGAGTAGAAAACTGGGGTGAGAATCTTTTAAGAATTCTCACCCCAGTTGTTAACAAAGGAACTCCTGATTATTGACCTGATGACAATACCAGTGGTAGCAGGTCGTCAACACCATCACCATTTATCTGATAACTGACTGCATCACCAGCCAGGTTAGTAACAGCGCCGGTAACATCATACGCTTCATAACCCACTGTTCCTGAAGTCGCAGCTGCATGAGCAGCGATACACGGCGTCTGGAAAGTATTGTTTGCGCCAACAATCGGATTATGCATGGTCTGGGGCAAAAGAATATTCGGTGGAGTCGGATTTCCATTAGCAACACCGCCGATTGACCTGGGGTCATTGGCGAGCGGATCACCTGCTCCATAAACAGCAGTCCTTACCGCACCAACTGTCATCGCAAAATCACACGCATAGAGGCCTTCAGTTATGGTACTGAAATCCTCAGCTGCTAACTGGCATGTATGCATATTATTCTTTGTTGAGGCTTCTTTTGCCCTCTTCTGCATACTGATGAAGTTCGGAATGGCGATTGCGGCCAAAATACCGATAATCACCACCACGACCATCAGCTCGATTAAGGTAAAACCTTTTCTCATTTTTTCCTCCTTGAAATATTATAAATTTTTTTATTTACGTCTGTGCCCCGTCGTTCTGTAAGGTTATATTTTATTATAACCCTTTTTCAATCTTCAGGCTTTAGGGCACAATCAAAAGTTCCTGTAAAGCCCTTTTATGAATCCTATCCATATTTTTAATTTTGTCAATAGATAAGTTGAGAAAGATCGCCACTATATTAATATGCAAAATCCGTGCCAGAATAAACGAAAAAAGGTCTTTGAATTTAAAGACTTTTTTTCCGGCGGTGTCTCACTTAAAATTATCCGTCTCATTTTGAGACACTTAAGTCTCGGAGCCACCTTTCAACCCCTGACATCGGTGAAAATGTATATATCACTTCTTTTTTCGTTTTTTTGGCGCCTGATATTTTTTGAGTTTTCGATACAGAGTAGCCCTGCCCACTCCGAGAATCTTCGCCGCCCTGGTCACACTGCCGTCGCACTCTTTTAAAACCCGCCTGATCTCTTCATCCTGGAGTTCATCAAGGCTCCTCCCCTTTTCTGTTTCGGCACCGGGCAGGCCCAGATGCTGGGGTTTTATAAAATAGGTGTCACTCAGAATAACCGCCCGCTCCACCACATGCTTCAGTTCCCTGATATTACCGGGCCAGGAATATGACTTCAAGAACTCCAGTGTCTTCTGGGAAAACTTCTTCTCTCCTAAATTCTCTTTTTCACAAACCTCCTGAAGAAAGAATCTGGCGAGCAACGGGATGTCTTCGCGGCGCTGCCTTAAAGGAGGCAGCACAATCGGGATGACATTCAAACGGTAATAGAGGTCTTCACGAAATCGACCGCTCTTCACTTCTTCCATCAAATCTTTATTGGTGGCGGCGATCAACCGCACATCAACGGATATGGGCTTTGTGTCGCCGAGCGGCACGATCGTCTTCTCTTCCAGAAACCGCAGCAGTTTCATCTGAATCGTCGAAGGAGCGTCGCCGATCTCATCGAGGAAAAAAGTTCCTTTATGAGCGACCTTGAACAGACCCTCTTTATCCGCTGACGCACCGGTAAACGCACCCTTTTTATAGCCGAAGAGTTCGCTCTCAAGCAGGGTCTCGGGAAGCGCGGCGCAGGAGATACTTACAAATTTACCTTCGGCGCGCTTTGAACGGTTGTGGAGTTCCCGGGCGATAAGTTCCTTCCCAGTACCGGATTCACCGAGGATGAGCACCGTCGTATCAGTTCCTGCAATCTTGTCCACGAGTTCCATAACGTTCTTGATCTGTCTGCTTTCCCCGATTATCTTATACGAAACCGATTCTTTCTTCTTTAAATTCGCCTTGATCCGCATCACGAGTTCGTCGATTGCAAAGGGCTTCAGGATGTAATCACTCGCCCGGTCGCGCAGCGCATTGATTGCTGATTCCATAGAGCCGTACGCCGTGATGAAGATCAAAGGGAGTTCAGGATAGATTCTTCTGACCTTTCGCAGGAACTCAAAACCGTCCATATCCGGCATGCGGATGTCACTCACAATACAATCGAATCGTTCCTGTTTGATCTTTCTCACCGCCTCGTCCGGTTCTGTAGTGGAAAAAACTCTGTAGCCTTTTTGTTCCAGGGCGTAAGAGAGCCACTTTATAAGACTCTCTTCATCGTCGAGCAACAAAATCCTCGGTTTACTCATATAATCGACAGACCTTTAATACGCTATTTTTTCCTCTTTGCAAAGAGTTCTCTGATCGACAATTTTATCTCGGGAATAAACTTTATCTCTTTAAGGTCACCTCTTTTTCTCAAGGAGGTCTTTAAATCAAATGTAATCAATCCCACTCTGTGTATCGGTAACTTCAGCAAAAAGGAAAAACCGTGTTCGGTCACCCCTTCAAGATACCATGGATTGAAATAATAGTCAAAGGCATATACTTTTTTCGCAAATGTAAGTTTAAACCGATTGGGTGATGTATGATCGTCTCCGTCCCAGAATGAATGTTCAAAAGCAGCGGTGATTCTGATGTCGGCGATCGTAGGGCTGATCACACCGACCAGCATTCTCTCGGCAAGTCCAATGGTCGTATCTCCGTCTGCATCCTCCACAACCAGTTCTCCACCGGCTTCATAAGATAAAAAGAGCGGTTTTATCTTGATCCCGCCGCAGAATATTCTGCCTGAATACTTGTATAAGAACGTATCCGCGATGCTGTAATCACCGATGTAATAGTTCCACACCTCACAGGCATTCCCAAAGAGATAAGAGCCACGCAGGGCGACCTGACCGATGCCGAAATGCCAGCCGACGTCAAGATACGCCTCTTCAACACCGCCGTCGCCCATTACATGGAGTTCAAGAGACGACCGCTGTGAATAGATGTCAAACGACTGGGAAAATCGCTCACAATTACCCACTCCGAAGATGATTCCTTTAACCACGGGAACAGCTATTCTGAAATTAAAGGGATTGGTACGGAACAGGCCGCGGAAATCAGAATCCTCACTGAGGATGTTGAACTCCGGCTGCATGGTGAATTCAATCTGCGCCAAACGCGTGGTTGAAAAAAACGGCTCACGGAAAATACTTACATCTTCACCGACTCCGCCCAGCGAGAAGATCGATGCGTTGACGACCGCCAATAGAACCGCACTTATCATCCTATCTTCCTCCAGGTGGTGAAACATAACCGACGGTGAGTCTATGGGAACCGTCGACGATCTTGAAATTGGCGAGGTCGTAATTTTCCGGAGTGAGTATTATGAAGAAACCAAAATTGGAATCCGGATGCTCGATGATCCGCTGGATGTGTCTCACAATATCGATCTTAAAAATAGTGTCAGTAACCGCAAATTTATCAATGGCGATGAAAGAACCGGTCGGCGTATCGAAATCATCGATCGGCTCGAGCAGTTCTTTTATCCCGATCTCCACGGAATCACGCATTGCAAAATATTTCTCAATCCGGAAACTGAGTTCGGCGTAGATCGCCCGCTTATCGAGCAGCAGTGAATCAAAAACAAACTTGGCGTAATTTCGAAACGGCACTCCGGAACCGAGCCAGTTTTCGATGTAGAACGGTTCAGGTCCTCTCATTATGTGGCAGTCGGCGTCAAGCACGATCGGTGTAACCTCGTTGTTCTTCTCGAGGATGAACTGCGGACCCGTGCCGCTCTCTTTTGAAGAGAAATAGGCAAACCCGGATTCTTCAGGAATGAGGATCAGACCCTCAACTGCTCTGATCTCTTCCAGCTCAAGGTAATTGAACCTCACCACCACGGAATCACCTGTGATCTCGGCGAGCCGCAGGGAATCTTCTTTGAAATCTCCGCCTGCACTGTCCCACCAGTCGGTCTCTGTTCTTAAATACCAGTTGGCTTCCGCTTCATTGAATTCATGTTCCACCAGATGGACACTGAACTTCAATGTGTCGCCTTCAAAGTCTTTATTGCGCTTCAAGATGAGTTTGATTTCGTCCAGTCCCTGATATGAAGAATCCGGAAAGTTGAATCTTAAAAGCAGACGGGATTCATAATCGCTGTTCTTACCGATGATTAAATTATAAGACTTGCCGAGCTCGGCGAATTTGTCGTATTCGGTCAGGGTATTGTATCTTGTCAATTCGAATTCCTGGGCATCAAACTCACCCCGCTGATTCAATTCATCTTCTCCGATGGGCAGTTTGTTGCAGAAAAGGAATATAAAAACAAGCAAAACATACTTTTTCATCACTAAATAATAATCAAAATTATAGAGAAGTCAAGTAACCCAAAACATCCACTACTTGACATACTGATTTATTTGGTTATATTTAATCGTGTCAAGCTCAAATAGTGGGTTACGCAGGAGAAAGTTGAGCACAGTAATTCTTGCCGCCGGGGTCGGCAAACGTATGTACTCAAAGACTCCCAAGATTCTGCACAGGATCCTGGGAAAACCCATAATTCTTTTTGTTATTGAACAGGCGGAAGAGATAAAGAGTGATGAGATAATCCTCGTAGTCGGCAAAAACGCGAAGCAGGTAAAAAAAGAAATCGGTACACGGGTGAAGTACGCGCTCCAGCCTATTCCCCTGGGTACGGGTGATGCAGCAAAAAAAGGTATAGAAACAGCGAAGAATGACAGAATCCTTATATTGTGCGGCGATGTACCCCTGCTTGAACCGACGACGCTCATACGACTCATTGATTACCACCAGAGGAAAAAGGCGGACCTGACACTGCTCACCTGCCATCTGGAAAGACCGTTCGGATACGGCAGAATCCTCCGGGACAGAAAAAAAAGAATCCGCGCCATCATAGAGCAGGCGGATGCGAGTGCGCAGGAACAGCGTATAAAAGAAGTCAACGCCGGTGTGTACTACGGTGAAAAAACGGTTCTGCTTTCTTATTTGAATAAGATCGATACCTGTAATCAACAGGGTGAATTCTACCTCACCGATGTGGTCAAAGAGATGCTCAAAGAAAAGAGAAAGGTTGTGGGATTAAAGATAGACTCTCCCCAGGAGATCACCGGAATAAATTCCAAACTGCAGCTTGCCGAGGCAAGAGAACTCGTCAAAAGAAAATGGTTCGCGCAGTTGATGGCGCGGGGGGTTTACATCGAAGACCCGGCGACGACCGTTATAGACCTTTCCGTGGAAATAGGTAAATTCGTGCATATAAGACCGCATACATTAATTGAAGGTGACACAAAAATCAGGGATGGTATTACGATTGAACCATTCACATGGATCAAAAACGGTAAAAGAGTAAAATATAAAAAGCATGTCTGAAAAGCAGAAGACAGAATCAAAGAATCGCCGCACCGGCAAATACGTACTCTTTATTCTGATAATTCTGCTGGGTATCTTCAGCGCCTCGATAATCTATGTACAGACCAGAGAAGACCCTGAAGAGATCTTCAAAAAAAACAGTAACCTGAGAGTGGAGGTACTTAATGGATGCGGCGTCAACAGACTGGCGTTGAAGGTCACCAATCTTCTGCGGGAAAGAGGCTTCAACGTGGTCACGATTGGAGATACGGACAATCAATATTTCGAGGAGACCGTGGTCATTGAACGAAGGGACAAAGATATGAAGAATGCAAAATATTTTGCAAAACGGATCGGCTGTAAAAACATCGGAAAAGACATCGATTCCGCCCTCTATCTGGAAATTACCGTGATTATCGGCAAGGACTACAAAAAACTCTTTCCTGATGTCGAAAAAGAATTCTAAGATGCGGAAAAATACAAACACGGATCCCAGAAAGCTCGCCCGGGAACTCGCCCGTCAGATCGATGAAAAGAAAGGCAATGAAATCGTAATCTTCGACTTAAGAGGCCTCTCACCGCTCACCGACTATTTCGTGATTGCAAACGGTCTCTCCGACATCCACAACCGCACGATCGCCGAATACCTGATTGAATACGAAAAGCCCAACCACATAGAGGGTTTTGACGGCGGCCACTGGATTCTGCTGGACTATATCGACGTGATCGTCCATATATTTCTGGAAGAAACAAGACGGTTCTACGGCCTGGAACGGCTGTGGGGTGATGCCGCTCAGGTGGATTTCAAAAATGATTAAGCAGGAACTGAAAGAACTTCTCAAACAATTATTTCCTGAAGAGACGATCATCATAGATTACGTGCCCAAACAGAAACAGGGGGATTATTCAACCAATCTCGCCTTCAAGATCGCCGCCCGCCAAAAAAAGAATCCATATACGGTCGCCCGGGAAATTGCGGCGCGTATCAAAGCTCCGCTAATCAAAGATGTGACGGTTCATAAACCCGGATTTATAAATTTTGAAATCGAGGAAAAATATCTCCTCAAAAAGCTGTTCGGCGAAGAGCCGAAAAAAGCCGTCCGCCAAAAAGAAAAAATTCTCGTTGAATATGTCAGCGTGAACCCGACCGGTCCCATCAATATCGTCAACGCCCGTGCAGCCGCCGTGGGCGACTCGCTCGTAAAAGTACTCAATGCAACCGGTTATGAAGCGACTGCGGAATATTACATCAATGATGGTGGAAGGCAGACCGAGCTGCTCGCCGAGAGCGTCAGACAGCGGATCATCGAACTGAACGGCGGCACCCCGAAAATTCCCGAGAACGGGTATCACGGTGAATATCTCATCAATGTGGCGAAAGAGATAAAAGAGAAAGGCATTGAAGATATTAAGGCGATTAAAAAGTATTCTGTCGATTTCTTCATCAATAAGCAAAAAAGAACCCTCGAGAATTTCGGCGTCGTCTTTGACGTCTGGACGCGTGAATCAGAGATCTACAAAAAAGGATATGTGGAGAAGGTCCTGACCACTCTGCAGAACAAGGAATTTACATACAAAAAAGACGGCGCACTCTTTTTCAAAGCAAGTCTGTTCGGAGACAACGACGACCGTGTCATCGTCACATCCGACGGCAGATACACCTACCTGCTGCCTGATATCGCATATCATGTCGACAAGATAAAACGAGGATATGACAGATTGATCGACATCTGGGGACCGGATCACCACGGTTATATTCCCGGACTTGTCGGAGGAATCAAGGCGGTCGGTTATTCGAAAAAGATCATCGAGGTGCTTATCGTCCAGGAAGTGAAGTTGAAAAGAGACGGTAAGGTCGTCACGATGTCCAAAAGAGCCGGAACCTTTACCACCCTCGACGATCTGCTCGAGGAGGTTCCAAAGGATGTTGTAAGATTCTTTATGTTGATGCGTTCGAATTCCCAGCATCTTGAGTTCGACATAGACCTCGCCCTGAAAGAATCCGATGAAAACCCTGTTTATTACGTCCAGTATGCCCATGCGCGTATCAAGAGTATCTTGAGAAAGGCGAAGGAGAAGAATTTCAGACCGAACGACCGCTTTGCGTACGACCATATCAAGGAAGACGAAGAGATCACCCTGGTGAAAACAATCCTTAAGTTCCCCGAGGTTCTCGAAGACGCCGCCAGAACCCGCGAGCCGTATATGATTACCTATTATCTGATAGAACTGGCACGCACGTTCCACTATTTTTATCAGAAGTTGAGAGTACTCAGCGACGACAGCGAACTCACGCAGGCGCGGCTTGCGTTGATCAATAAAGTCGCTGAAACGATAAAACAGGGGCTTGATATTCTCGGTGTATCATGCCCTGAAAGGATGTAATGGCTGAATTAAAGGTGATTTCAGTCTTTGGTG includes:
- a CDS encoding sigma-54-dependent Fis family transcriptional regulator; this translates as MSKPRILLLDDEESLIKWLSYALEQKGYRVFSTTEPDEAVRKIKQERFDCIVSDIRMPDMDGFEFLRKVRRIYPELPLIFITAYGSMESAINALRDRASDYILKPFAIDELVMRIKANLKKKESVSYKIIGESRQIKNVMELVDKIAGTDTTVLILGESGTGKELIARELHNRSKRAEGKFVSISCAALPETLLESELFGYKKGAFTGASADKEGLFKVAHKGTFFLDEIGDAPSTIQMKLLRFLEEKTIVPLGDTKPISVDVRLIAATNKDLMEEVKSGRFREDLYYRLNVIPIVLPPLRQRREDIPLLARFFLQEVCEKENLGEKKFSQKTLEFLKSYSWPGNIRELKHVVERAVILSDTYFIKPQHLGLPGAETEKGRSLDELQDEEIRRVLKECDGSVTRAAKILGVGRATLYRKLKKYQAPKKRKKK
- the rsfS gene encoding ribosome silencing factor; this translates as MRKNTNTDPRKLARELARQIDEKKGNEIVIFDLRGLSPLTDYFVIANGLSDIHNRTIAEYLIEYEKPNHIEGFDGGHWILLDYIDVIVHIFLEETRRFYGLERLWGDAAQVDFKND
- a CDS encoding HAMP domain-containing protein codes for the protein MKFRRKKYIIHKKYQFRLLGVLLGIVLAATLITTFVTHYFLLSSIVDFTAKYGHPPTGKELIYASFKPLIITVPIILFILCGVVIFISHKIAGPLYRLKMYMKKVGEGDFSVKLKFRNYDAIHDIADTFNEMVEKLRKMMK
- a CDS encoding prepilin-type N-terminal cleavage/methylation domain-containing protein yields the protein MNKRKTMRGFTLIELMVVVVIIGIIVSIAVPNYIALRNRALEASVKSNMHSVHMSVEEFSTLSGGIYPGDLDTRINQVAPNIIGNTGNMSLAAGVRVPPFPQDALLKPHPGFKNPFMPANNVVDNLLVGFPPVPPGPPGGPQGCVYYSSYQLDGTTPSGAGQPAYSYRVTGFGCHDPIPLTLP
- a CDS encoding LytR family transcriptional regulator is translated as MSEKQKTESKNRRTGKYVLFILIILLGIFSASIIYVQTREDPEEIFKKNSNLRVEVLNGCGVNRLALKVTNLLRERGFNVVTIGDTDNQYFEETVVIERRDKDMKNAKYFAKRIGCKNIGKDIDSALYLEITVIIGKDYKKLFPDVEKEF
- a CDS encoding arginine--tRNA ligase, whose amino-acid sequence is MPLRWISKMIKQELKELLKQLFPEETIIIDYVPKQKQGDYSTNLAFKIAARQKKNPYTVAREIAARIKAPLIKDVTVHKPGFINFEIEEKYLLKKLFGEEPKKAVRQKEKILVEYVSVNPTGPINIVNARAAAVGDSLVKVLNATGYEATAEYYINDGGRQTELLAESVRQRIIELNGGTPKIPENGYHGEYLINVAKEIKEKGIEDIKAIKKYSVDFFINKQKRTLENFGVVFDVWTRESEIYKKGYVEKVLTTLQNKEFTYKKDGALFFKASLFGDNDDRVIVTSDGRYTYLLPDIAYHVDKIKRGYDRLIDIWGPDHHGYIPGLVGGIKAVGYSKKIIEVLIVQEVKLKRDGKVVTMSKRAGTFTTLDDLLEEVPKDVVRFFMLMRSNSQHLEFDIDLALKESDENPVYYVQYAHARIKSILRKAKEKNFRPNDRFAYDHIKEDEEITLVKTILKFPEVLEDAARTREPYMITYYLIELARTFHYFYQKLRVLSDDSELTQARLALINKVAETIKQGLDILGVSCPERM
- a CDS encoding HAMP domain-containing protein, which produces MKRLRKKYIINKKYQYGAIIFALTIIFIIIFISIFVTHYFLLSTIIRKIEQTGYFPRGMELINLSFKPLVIVIPVIFILLALSYIVVIFISHRTAGPLYSLKKAMEQVGEGDLSVRLKFRKNDEIHDVAESFNRMVDGLRKKFGNFKSSSEK
- a CDS encoding type II secretion system protein is translated as MRKGFTLIELMVVVVIIGILAAIAIPNFISMQKRAKEASTKNNMHTCQLAAEDFSTITEGLYACDFAMTVGAVRTAVYGAGDPLANDPRSIGGVANGNPTPPNILLPQTMHNPIVGANNTFQTPCIAAHAAATSGTVGYEAYDVTGAVTNLAGDAVSYQINGDGVDDLLPLVLSSGQ